GGAGCCACTCAGGAACATAATAGGGATCAGCACTTTGTAGTGCACGCAATTCCATTTCTTTGGAAATTTCTTCTGGTGAAAGACCTTTTTTTTCCAGTTTTTTTATAGCCCTTTGATTGAAGAATCCTTTTAATCCTTTAAACATAATTATTTTTGTTTAGTTAAATGAATAGTGAAAAAAACTTAATAATTCATCCCCGAACTAAAATTCAGGGTCATTCAAAAATTTACTCTTCAATTATTTTTTCCTAAAATCCAGATCCGGACGAACGTCCCAGATAAGTCATCACGCATCTGAACCCAACATATGATTTAGTAGTATCCTGGTATTCAAAATCCTTTGTACCGGTTTCGCAAAAGTAAGATATATCTTTCCAGGAGCCGCCTCTTATAATCTTTTTCGGTTCATTATCATCTTTATATACCGGGTTTAGATCCCAAACCGTAGGAACAGCTGCATCGTTCCATGCATCTTCACACCATTCAGCAACATTACCTGCCATATCATACAATCCAAAACTATTTGGAAAATAGGAAGCCACAGGTGAAGAATACTGGAAACCGTCATCAAAATAATTACCTCTGCCTGGCTTAAAGTTTGCCAGTACGCAGCCTTTTGCATTTCTGGGATAAGGGTTACCCCATGGATATTTTGCCATAGGTTTTTTACCACGAGCTCCATACTCCCATTCTGCTTCAGTAGGCAATCTGAATCTTGGCATTGCAAACAAACCCAATTCTGTACGCCAGTCGTTCATATGTTTTGTTCTCCATTCAGAAAAATATTTTGCTGCAAACCAATCTACTCCTACCACCGGGTAATCATCGAAGGCCGGATGCCAGAAATAATACTCCATCATCGGGTCGCCAAAATGATAAGAAAAGTCGCGCACCCATACCATTGTATCAGGATAATAATCATTCATGATAGTCTCTTCCCCTAAAATATCCAATGAATCGTTCAACAAGACTGCAATAAACTGCCGATACTCATTATTAGTTATCTCAGTTTCGTCCATCAAATAAGCGCCAATTGTAATTTGCTTATTCTGGTTTACCATGGTACGAGCCGCATTCTCATCTGCCTGTCCCATATGGAATGTACCTGAAGGACACATTATCATACCATAAGGCATCGTCATAGCTTCATAGACTCTGCCTGGAACTCCGGTCAATTCTCCTCCCCCTCCAATAACACCACCACCTCCGCAACCGTCAAGAAAGAATAGCGTTGCACATGAAGATAAACCAATTGCAATGCTTCGAATAATTCCATTTAAATTTTTCATAATTGTAATTTTTTTTACCCCTGCAATTTTTTTATCAGGGTGTATAGTTACTTTTAAAACAATTAGTAATGTAGTAATACGCAAATGTACGAAATATATAAAACTAATACAAAAAAACTTTATTTATACAACGAAAAAACGCCCAAATATTATTAAAAAAAATCAAAACCAAAACTATTTGGTAGAAAATTTTTATTTCGACCCAATAAATTTTTCACAATAGTACGAAACTTATTTATTTTAGTTTAAGTTTTGTACAAAAATTTCCGTAGAGACGTCCAAATTGGGCGTCTCTACGGAAATTTTAATGCCTGAATCTTGGCGTTCTGATAATAGGTTTTGTAGCCGCTTGCAGCGGAGGCAAAGTATATGCCAACATAATTTCATGGGATGTAGGCTTTTTTGCTTTTGCACCAATTATGGTCAGATCAAAAGAGTAACCTGTACGCAACGCGTTATCTTTTAAAAAACTGATCCCTGCCAGTATGGTGAAAGCATCCTGCTGCCTGTAAGCTAAACCACCCCAATATTGATCGTTATACATACCCATCACGTTAATTTCATAAGAAATAGTATTAAAATCTGTTTTAAAAATAAAAGAGGGTGTTATGGTCAATTCATAGTTTAATTGATAGTTATAGCCCCCTGTTACATTAAGATGAGGTTTTAGTCTTGAATCAACAGTATCTGGTTTACCGAAGTCAAATTTTGGTTGAAGAAGATGGTTAATGGCTACTCCGCCATAATACCGGTCTGATTTATCTTTAAACCAGGCTCCAAAAGCCATATCGGGTTTAATTTGCGTTTCCTTGTGATCGGGG
The Cytophagales bacterium DNA segment above includes these coding regions:
- a CDS encoding SUMF1/EgtB/PvdO family nonheme iron enzyme yields the protein MKNLNGIIRSIAIGLSSCATLFFLDGCGGGGVIGGGGELTGVPGRVYEAMTMPYGMIMCPSGTFHMGQADENAARTMVNQNKQITIGAYLMDETEITNNEYRQFIAVLLNDSLDILGEETIMNDYYPDTMVWVRDFSYHFGDPMMEYYFWHPAFDDYPVVGVDWFAAKYFSEWRTKHMNDWRTELGLFAMPRFRLPTEAEWEYGARGKKPMAKYPWGNPYPRNAKGCVLANFKPGRGNYFDDGFQYSSPVASYFPNSFGLYDMAGNVAEWCEDAWNDAAVPTVWDLNPVYKDDNEPKKIIRGGSWKDISYFCETGTKDFEYQDTTKSYVGFRCVMTYLGRSSGSGF
- a CDS encoding type IX secretion system membrane protein PorP/SprF; the protein is SFSHYYYIIVLLILILSNGVKLKAQQDLQLSHYMFNSMYLNPGYAGIEGVPGLTFIWREQWAFYDASFDDGGSPSTQAFTFNTPVPKIGGVGIQVVNDRFGPMSNFEIQLSYSYNLELTTGTLGFGVRTGMFSRTIGRFNYRPNDEPDPVVPDHKETQIKPDMAFGAWFKDKSDRYYGGVAINHLLQPKFDFGKPDTVDSRLKPHLNVTGGYNYQLNYELTITPSFIFKTDFNTISYEINVMGMYNDQYWGGLAYRQQDAFTILAGISFLKDNALRTGYSFDLTIIGAKAKKPTSHEIMLAYTLPPLQAATKPIIRTPRFRH